One part of the Saprospiraceae bacterium genome encodes these proteins:
- a CDS encoding glycosyltransferase family 4 protein, with protein MKIGFDAKRLFYNKTGLGNYSRTLVANLQNRFPQNEFHLYTPSIKPEPFSNAFLDKSKFQIHLANGISKKLWRAHLINKDLDNDGIELYHGLSNELPFGLKIKSVVTIHDLIFKIYPNTYNLIDRFIYNYKFKNSCMKADKIIAISEHTKKDIVHHYHIEPNKIEVVYQTCNSCFIDGAESKMDHPANTKYLLPKEYLLYVGSVEPRKNLSTLINSYQYLPLEFQLPLVIIGKGKSYKLKIFNQIQQLNLKNKIIWIENLESNEQLASIYQQAAVFIYPSLYEGFGIPIIEALYSKTPVITSNCSSLPEAAGPDSFYFNPLNPVELAETIITALTDSTKRKIAIENGLKYAKLNFSEKIVSDKLMSIYKSLIL; from the coding sequence AGGAAATTACAGCCGGACCCTTGTTGCTAATCTACAAAATAGGTTTCCTCAAAATGAATTTCACCTTTATACGCCAAGCATAAAACCGGAACCTTTTTCAAATGCTTTTCTAGATAAATCTAAATTTCAAATACATTTGGCAAATGGAATATCTAAGAAATTATGGAGAGCACATTTAATTAATAAGGACTTAGACAATGATGGTATCGAACTTTATCATGGTTTAAGTAACGAGCTGCCCTTTGGTTTGAAAATTAAATCCGTTGTCACGATACATGATTTAATATTTAAAATATATCCAAATACCTATAACTTAATAGACCGCTTTATTTACAATTATAAATTTAAAAATAGTTGTATGAAAGCTGACAAAATTATTGCCATAAGCGAGCATACAAAAAAGGATATTGTGCATCACTATCATATTGAACCAAATAAAATTGAAGTGGTCTATCAAACTTGTAATTCTTGTTTTATAGATGGTGCAGAATCTAAAATGGATCATCCAGCGAATACTAAATATTTGCTCCCAAAAGAATACCTTTTGTATGTTGGCAGTGTAGAACCACGAAAAAATTTAAGTACACTTATTAATAGCTATCAATACTTACCTTTAGAATTTCAATTACCCCTAGTCATTATTGGTAAAGGAAAATCATATAAACTAAAAATATTTAATCAGATACAACAACTCAATTTAAAAAACAAGATTATTTGGATTGAAAATTTGGAAAGCAATGAACAGCTAGCTTCTATTTATCAGCAGGCGGCTGTTTTTATCTATCCATCATTATATGAAGGATTTGGAATTCCTATAATTGAGGCCCTTTATAGTAAAACACCTGTAATTACATCCAATTGTTCTTCCTTACCAGAAGCTGCCGGACCTGATAGTTTTTACTTTAATCCCTTAAATCCAGTAGAATTGGCTGAAACCATTATCACTGCACTAACCGATAGCACGAAAAGAAAAATTGCTATTGAAAACGGACTAAAATATGCTAAACTTAACTTCTCTGAAAAAATTGTTTCAGATAAATTAATGTCCATTTATAAAAGCTTAATTTTGTAA